The following are from one region of the Acidobacteriota bacterium genome:
- a CDS encoding response regulator transcription factor: MFVVEDDLDVSRLIEHNLRNAGYEVSTFFSGSPVVPSAAMNRPALFLLDIMLPGMNGFDLCRQIRQHEHLSRIPVIFLSARAQEPDRVQAFEVGGDGYITKPFSPRELIARVRNILRGQPEAPATEVIQMGELEIDVSSMTVRVEGRTVLTTVREFRLLEYLARHRGRVFTRDQLLDAVWKESSFVTPRSIDVFVRRLREKIEKDARHPRYLKTLRGVGYRFEAPR; this comes from the coding sequence ATCTTTGTCGTGGAAGACGACTTGGATGTTTCCCGCCTGATCGAACACAACCTCCGAAACGCCGGCTATGAGGTTTCGACTTTCTTCTCAGGGTCGCCCGTGGTTCCTTCGGCGGCGATGAACCGGCCCGCGCTTTTTCTTCTCGACATCATGTTGCCCGGGATGAACGGATTCGATCTCTGCCGGCAGATTCGCCAGCACGAACACCTGTCCCGAATACCAGTGATTTTTCTTTCGGCGCGCGCCCAGGAACCCGATCGCGTGCAAGCCTTCGAAGTCGGCGGTGATGGCTACATCACCAAGCCATTCAGCCCCCGCGAACTGATCGCGCGCGTACGCAACATCCTGCGCGGACAACCCGAAGCGCCAGCGACTGAAGTCATCCAGATGGGCGAACTGGAAATTGATGTCAGTTCCATGACCGTCCGTGTCGAAGGACGAACCGTGCTCACCACGGTCCGCGAATTCAGGCTGCTCGAGTACTTGGCGCGTCATCGCGGACGCGTATTCACGCGCGATCAATTGCTTGATGCCGTTTGGAAGGAAAGTTCCTTTGTGACGCCGCGCTCGATTGATGTGTTCGTCCGCCGCTTGCGCGAAAAAATCGAGAAAGACGCCCGCCACCCGCGCTATTTGAAGACCCTGCGGGGTGTAGGCTATCGCTTCGAGGCGCCACGGTAG
- a CDS encoding LacI family DNA-binding transcriptional regulator yields the protein MLAEHLGLSSATISLVLNGSPVADSIPQKTKDRVFAAARAFNYRPNFVARSLRTQRSFMIGVLVPEVSEGYASAVMGGIEDELLQEGYFYLVASHRHKPDLIEEYPLLLHRRSVEGLIAVDTPWSQQVPIPVVAVSGRGQTKGITQIVLDHDRAAGLALEHLYHLGHRRIAFIKGQSFSSDTEVRWNAITKAARNLNLEIRPELVVQLEGDLPSPELGYGVTHKLLASRAPFTALFAFNDISAIGAVSALRENGFRVPEDVSVVGFDDIQSAAFQNPGLTTVRQPLRRMGRLAAETVLRNITAPASTNGSRRIMVEPELVVRQSTSAASTRKPGRS from the coding sequence ATGCTGGCCGAACACCTGGGACTCTCATCGGCGACCATTTCGCTGGTCCTTAACGGCTCCCCCGTAGCAGATTCCATCCCTCAGAAAACCAAAGACCGGGTTTTTGCCGCCGCGCGCGCTTTCAACTACAGACCGAATTTTGTCGCGCGATCCTTGCGCACGCAGCGCAGTTTCATGATCGGCGTACTGGTGCCCGAAGTAAGTGAAGGCTATGCATCCGCGGTGATGGGTGGAATCGAAGACGAGTTACTGCAGGAAGGCTACTTCTATCTGGTCGCCAGTCATCGCCACAAACCGGATCTGATCGAAGAATACCCTCTCCTGCTGCACCGGAGGTCCGTGGAAGGCCTGATCGCGGTCGATACGCCGTGGAGCCAGCAAGTTCCGATCCCAGTTGTCGCGGTCTCCGGCCGCGGCCAGACTAAGGGGATCACGCAGATCGTCCTTGACCATGACCGCGCTGCCGGACTCGCACTCGAACACCTGTATCATCTCGGCCATCGGCGAATCGCTTTCATCAAGGGACAGTCCTTCAGTTCCGACACAGAAGTTCGCTGGAACGCCATTACCAAGGCAGCCCGGAATTTGAACCTGGAGATTCGTCCAGAGCTGGTCGTGCAACTGGAAGGCGATTTGCCTTCTCCTGAACTTGGATACGGCGTGACTCACAAATTGCTCGCCTCGCGGGCGCCCTTCACTGCCCTGTTCGCATTCAACGATATTTCTGCCATTGGTGCGGTCAGCGCTCTTCGCGAGAACGGCTTCCGCGTCCCCGAGGATGTCTCGGTGGTTGGCTTTGACGATATTCAGAGCGCAGCTTTCCAAAACCCCGGGTTGACCACCGTCCGCCAACCGTTGCGGCGAATGGGGCGCCTGGCGGCGGAGACGGTACTCCGCAACATTACGGCGCCCGCCTCAACCAACGGTTCTCGCCGCATTATGGTCGAACCCGAACTGGTCGTGCGGCAGTCAACCTCTGCCGCTTCCACGCGCAAACCGGGACGCTCCTAG
- a CDS encoding NAD-dependent succinate-semialdehyde dehydrogenase, whose protein sequence is MAIATTNPATGEVLKTFDPLTPAQIEQKILLAATAFQTHRRTSFADRAQKMLRAADILDAEKEECGRLMTLEMGKTLRSAVAEAAKCASGCRYYAENAERFLADEVVETGAKRSFIRYQPLGPILAIMPWNFPFWQVFRFVAPALMAGNVGLLKHASNVPQCALKIEDIVRRAGFPEGVFQTLLIGSGPVDGILNDSRVAAATLTGSEQAGIQVGISAAKRIKKVVLELGGSDPFIVMPSADLDTAVATAVEARVQNNGQSCIAAKRFIVAESIADEFEKKFVSRMQALQVGDPFEEKTQLGPLANADAVTSLDADVKKSMAAGARLLTGGHPLQRPGNFYAPTVLTDIPKDSPAYSEEFFGPVASLFRVKSVDQAIALANDSRFGLGASAWTNDPSETERFSNELEAGMVFLNKMVASDPRMPFGGVKYSGHGRELSEHGIREFVNIKTVWQQ, encoded by the coding sequence ATGGCCATCGCGACCACCAATCCTGCAACCGGTGAAGTGCTGAAAACTTTCGACCCCCTCACTCCAGCTCAGATCGAACAGAAGATCCTGTTGGCAGCAACTGCATTCCAGACACACCGGCGAACGTCGTTCGCGGACCGCGCGCAGAAGATGTTACGTGCAGCCGATATTCTCGACGCGGAAAAAGAGGAATGCGGTCGCCTGATGACGCTCGAGATGGGGAAGACTCTGCGTTCCGCGGTCGCGGAGGCTGCCAAGTGCGCGAGTGGTTGCCGTTACTATGCTGAAAATGCGGAGCGCTTTCTCGCGGACGAGGTGGTCGAAACCGGAGCGAAGAGAAGTTTTATCCGCTATCAACCGCTGGGTCCGATATTAGCGATCATGCCGTGGAATTTTCCGTTCTGGCAGGTGTTTCGCTTTGTCGCTCCGGCTCTCATGGCCGGGAACGTGGGGCTTTTGAAACACGCTTCCAACGTTCCGCAGTGCGCACTCAAAATCGAAGACATTGTTCGCCGCGCCGGATTTCCAGAGGGAGTGTTTCAAACCTTACTGATCGGATCCGGCCCCGTGGACGGCATCCTGAACGACTCGCGCGTGGCAGCGGCGACTCTGACGGGGAGCGAACAGGCCGGGATCCAGGTGGGGATTTCGGCGGCCAAGCGGATCAAGAAAGTCGTGCTCGAACTGGGTGGGAGCGATCCGTTCATCGTGATGCCTAGCGCGGATCTCGACACCGCCGTGGCCACTGCGGTTGAGGCGCGCGTGCAAAACAATGGGCAGTCCTGTATTGCAGCCAAGCGTTTTATCGTCGCGGAATCGATTGCGGACGAATTTGAAAAAAAGTTTGTGAGCCGCATGCAGGCGTTGCAGGTGGGCGATCCATTCGAAGAAAAGACGCAGCTCGGACCGTTGGCGAATGCGGACGCGGTCACGTCGCTTGATGCCGATGTGAAAAAAAGTATGGCGGCGGGAGCGCGACTGCTCACCGGCGGGCATCCTCTGCAGCGGCCGGGGAATTTCTATGCACCGACGGTATTGACCGATATTCCCAAAGACTCGCCTGCGTATAGCGAAGAATTTTTTGGGCCTGTGGCATCACTCTTTCGTGTGAAGTCGGTGGATCAGGCGATTGCTCTCGCCAATGACAGCCGCTTTGGCCTCGGGGCGAGCGCCTGGACGAACGATCCTTCGGAGACCGAACGTTTCAGCAATGAACTGGAAGCGGGAATGGTGTTCCTGAACAAGATGGTCGCGTCCGATCCGAGAATGCCATTCGGAGGCGTGAAGTATTCCGGCCATGGCCGGGAACTTTCCGAGCACGGGATCCGGGAATTTGTGAATATCAAGACAGTGTGGCAGCAGTAG
- the lepB gene encoding signal peptidase I, with protein sequence MEMKSGKRVVAGLLSAIVPGSGQLIKKEMKKAILYLTVFAFLLFLTWTTTLYDTLVGLVVLKIGTTGLALVASLDAFLIGAASKPRYLILVPSLAALFLGDAMMGGLMLSKGARAFSIPSTSMQPAIMQGDRIFVDSYRKNSSPQQGDIVVYLSPDTPRLFAVKRIIGVPGDRIHLRDGVVYRNGQKLDEPYALHQLLAHNPYPSYGDNFPAVPPLAMYGVNERWQQEFRSHVEGDDIVVPPGSYFALGDNRDVSYDSRYWGFIPRENIIGRPMFIYWPAARLGHRLAG encoded by the coding sequence ATGGAAATGAAAAGTGGGAAGCGAGTCGTGGCGGGGTTGCTTTCAGCAATCGTCCCTGGCTCGGGGCAACTTATCAAGAAGGAAATGAAGAAGGCAATTCTCTACCTCACAGTGTTTGCTTTCTTGTTATTCCTTACGTGGACTACGACGTTGTACGACACGTTAGTTGGCTTGGTGGTCCTCAAAATTGGAACCACGGGCCTCGCGCTCGTTGCAAGTCTGGATGCATTTCTGATAGGCGCGGCGAGTAAGCCCCGGTACTTGATTCTTGTACCAAGTTTGGCCGCGCTTTTCCTTGGCGATGCGATGATGGGCGGCCTCATGCTGTCCAAAGGAGCTCGGGCTTTTTCTATACCGTCAACATCAATGCAGCCGGCGATCATGCAGGGCGACCGAATTTTCGTCGACTCCTACCGCAAAAACAGCTCACCACAGCAGGGTGATATTGTGGTCTATCTCTCGCCCGATACTCCCCGTCTCTTCGCCGTGAAGCGCATCATAGGCGTTCCCGGCGACCGCATCCACCTGCGAGACGGCGTCGTATACCGCAACGGCCAAAAACTCGACGAGCCGTACGCTTTACACCAGTTGCTCGCCCACAACCCTTACCCCTCTTACGGGGATAACTTTCCTGCCGTGCCGCCTTTAGCGATGTATGGAGTTAACGAAAGGTGGCAGCAGGAATTCCGCTCCCATGTGGAGGGCGATGACATCGTGGTACCGCCCGGAAGCTATTTTGCTTTGGGCGACAACCGCGACGTCAGCTACGATAGCCGCTATTGGGGATTTATTCCGCGAGAAAACATTATCGGCCGCCCGATGTTCATTTATTGGCCGGCCGCGCGACTGGGTCATCGTCTTGCTGGATGA
- a CDS encoding amidohydrolase gives MITDCHIHIQPLELFKPSALALMKNKRPNYDQIVEYCASAKSFLKYLDQAGIDRAVLINYVAPEVIGFTPAVNQFIADYTKENPRRLLSCGGLNPKTSTNIMADVEQILRLGIRMIKIHPPHQLLYSNDYLKGVKELEIIYRAAEANGIPVMFHTGTSIFEGARNRYGDPIYVDDVAVDFPKMKILLAHGGRPLWMDTAFFLLRRHPNVYLDISGIPPQALLNYFPRLEEIAGKTLFGTDWPGPGVPEIKKNLDDFRALPLSEKTKQQILSKTALSIWPE, from the coding sequence GTGATCACCGACTGCCACATCCACATTCAACCGCTGGAGTTGTTCAAGCCGTCTGCGCTTGCACTCATGAAGAACAAGCGGCCGAACTACGACCAGATCGTCGAATACTGCGCTTCTGCAAAATCTTTTCTCAAATATCTCGATCAGGCGGGTATTGATCGTGCGGTCTTGATCAACTACGTAGCCCCGGAAGTGATCGGCTTCACGCCTGCAGTCAATCAATTCATCGCCGACTACACGAAAGAGAATCCACGGCGCCTGCTTTCCTGCGGCGGCCTGAATCCGAAAACCAGCACGAACATCATGGCGGACGTTGAACAGATTCTTCGGCTCGGTATTCGCATGATCAAGATTCATCCGCCGCATCAACTGCTGTATTCCAACGACTACTTGAAAGGCGTCAAGGAACTCGAAATCATCTATCGGGCAGCGGAAGCGAACGGGATTCCGGTCATGTTTCACACTGGTACATCAATTTTTGAAGGCGCTCGCAACCGGTATGGGGATCCCATCTACGTCGACGATGTCGCGGTAGATTTTCCAAAGATGAAGATCTTGCTGGCGCACGGCGGGCGACCACTGTGGATGGATACGGCGTTTTTCCTTTTGCGCCGCCATCCCAACGTCTATCTCGATATCAGCGGCATCCCGCCGCAGGCTTTGCTCAATTATTTTCCACGACTGGAAGAAATTGCCGGCAAGACGTTGTTCGGCACGGACTGGCCCGGGCCGGGCGTTCCTGAGATCAAGAAGAACCTCGATGATTTCCGTGCACTGCCCCTATCAGAGAAGACCAAACAGCAGATTTTGTCGAAGACCGCGCTGAGCATCTGGCCGGAATGA
- a CDS encoding glycoside hydrolase family 3 C-terminal domain-containing protein produces MKVPRLFSLCLLLVCVVSAVNPSNAQTSGTATARYAGISDTSLDSKVETLLRTMTLDEKIGQLVQYSAGQPTGPGTGRTDYDDMIAKGQIGALFNITGASAVNKYQKIAVEKSRLHIPIIFGLDVIHGFRTEFPVPLALASTWDPPIVEKAARVAAQEASAGGVRWTFSPMVDIARDARWGRMTEGAGEDPFLGSAMAAAYVRGYQGSRLDAADSIAACAKHYVGYGAAEGGRDYNTTEISEHTLRQFYLPPFHSAVQAGTASLMSAFNSLNGIPSSANPFTLKQVLRKEWGFRGIVDSDWTSVAELIPHGIANDGATAARKAFLGGVDIDMASSLYHDHLAHLVQSGQVPEAEIDESVRHVLRVKFALGLFENPYTDESKEAAAMLRPESIQLAREVAERSFVLLKNSAGPGGSPLLPLSKSAGKVALIGPLANDSASMLGSWGGMSRGEDVTSLQAGLIAHLGKDNLLQAKGTGISEGSDREIEQAVETARKASLVILTLGENAGEMTGEAASRSKLGLPGRQQELLEKVVATGKPVVLIIFSGRPLTLPWAFEHVPAVVAAWFPGIQAGPALVRTLFGESNPSGRLVVSWPRSVGQEPLYYNALSTGRPANLKDSDPKYTSRYLDEQNSPQFPFGYGLSYTTFQYGATEISSKQLKASDLNAGLQNAGTALTVTAPVKNSGARAGEEVVQLYVRLQGTSVAQPIRALKGFQRVTLAPGESKNVTFQVPADAFAMWNDQNQFAAETAHLTVWVSPDSAQGTPAELEIVP; encoded by the coding sequence GTGAAAGTTCCGCGCCTCTTTTCGCTTTGCCTACTGTTAGTTTGTGTTGTATCGGCTGTCAACCCTTCGAACGCCCAAACCAGCGGCACGGCAACGGCCCGGTACGCCGGCATTTCCGACACCAGCCTTGACTCCAAAGTCGAGACCCTGCTCCGTACCATGACACTGGACGAGAAGATTGGGCAGCTGGTTCAGTACTCGGCTGGTCAACCCACGGGACCGGGTACCGGACGGACCGACTACGATGACATGATCGCGAAGGGGCAGATCGGGGCTCTTTTCAACATCACAGGCGCATCCGCGGTGAACAAGTATCAGAAGATCGCGGTGGAGAAATCCCGGCTGCATATTCCGATCATTTTTGGGCTCGACGTCATCCATGGCTTCCGGACCGAGTTTCCTGTTCCGCTGGCATTAGCGTCGACGTGGGATCCGCCGATCGTGGAGAAGGCTGCTCGTGTGGCCGCTCAGGAAGCGTCAGCCGGTGGAGTTCGTTGGACATTTTCCCCAATGGTGGATATTGCGCGCGATGCGCGCTGGGGGCGCATGACTGAAGGCGCGGGTGAGGATCCTTTCCTCGGATCCGCCATGGCCGCTGCCTACGTCAGGGGCTACCAGGGCTCCCGTCTGGATGCCGCCGATAGTATTGCGGCTTGCGCCAAACACTACGTCGGTTATGGAGCCGCCGAAGGTGGTCGTGACTACAACACCACCGAAATTTCTGAGCACACCCTGCGACAGTTCTATCTTCCCCCCTTTCATTCGGCTGTCCAGGCGGGGACGGCATCCCTGATGAGCGCGTTCAATTCGCTCAACGGGATTCCGTCCTCGGCAAATCCGTTTACGTTGAAACAGGTGTTGCGCAAAGAATGGGGTTTCCGCGGGATCGTCGATAGCGACTGGACTTCGGTCGCGGAGTTGATCCCACACGGCATCGCCAATGACGGCGCCACGGCCGCGCGAAAAGCGTTCCTCGGCGGCGTGGACATCGACATGGCGAGCAGCCTGTACCACGATCATCTTGCCCACCTGGTGCAGAGCGGACAAGTCCCCGAAGCGGAGATTGACGAGTCGGTCCGACACGTCTTGCGCGTGAAGTTTGCGCTTGGCCTGTTTGAAAATCCCTACACGGATGAGAGCAAAGAAGCGGCTGCGATGCTTCGTCCTGAATCGATTCAGCTCGCCCGCGAGGTTGCGGAGCGTTCGTTTGTGCTGCTGAAAAACTCGGCAGGGCCGGGTGGTTCGCCGTTGCTCCCACTGTCAAAGAGTGCCGGCAAGGTCGCGCTGATCGGGCCGCTGGCAAACGACTCCGCGAGCATGCTCGGATCCTGGGGAGGAATGAGCCGTGGCGAAGATGTGACGTCGCTACAGGCGGGTCTGATTGCCCACCTTGGGAAAGACAATCTCCTGCAGGCGAAGGGAACGGGCATCAGCGAAGGTTCGGATCGTGAGATTGAGCAAGCCGTTGAGACAGCCCGCAAAGCTAGCCTCGTGATTCTCACGCTTGGCGAAAATGCCGGCGAAATGACCGGCGAAGCTGCCTCACGCTCGAAACTGGGGCTCCCCGGACGGCAGCAGGAGTTACTGGAGAAAGTTGTTGCTACCGGCAAACCAGTAGTTTTGATCATCTTCAGCGGTCGCCCGCTCACACTACCGTGGGCATTCGAGCACGTTCCGGCGGTGGTGGCAGCATGGTTCCCAGGTATCCAGGCCGGCCCGGCCCTGGTGCGTACATTGTTTGGAGAATCGAATCCCAGCGGGCGGCTGGTCGTGAGCTGGCCACGAAGTGTCGGACAGGAACCTCTCTACTACAACGCTCTCAGTACTGGAAGACCGGCGAACCTGAAAGATAGTGACCCGAAATACACTTCCCGATATCTGGATGAGCAGAACTCGCCGCAGTTTCCCTTTGGATATGGCTTGTCCTACACGACGTTTCAGTATGGAGCAACCGAGATCAGCAGCAAGCAGTTGAAGGCTTCTGATCTCAATGCCGGCCTGCAAAATGCTGGTACAGCTTTGACTGTCACAGCTCCGGTGAAGAACTCGGGTGCGCGTGCGGGTGAAGAGGTTGTCCAGCTTTATGTCCGGCTCCAGGGGACGAGTGTGGCGCAGCCGATACGCGCTCTGAAGGGCTTCCAGCGAGTCACGCTCGCGCCCGGCGAATCGAAGAATGTCACTTTCCAGGTTCCCGCCGATGCCTTCGCAATGTGGAACGACCAGAACCAGTTTGCTGCTGAGACGGCTCACTTGACCGTTTGGGTGAGTCCGGACTCGGCGCAGGGAACACCCGCCGAACTCGAAATTGTGCCGTAG
- a CDS encoding hydrolase — translation MATSGTIQFDTDYAEIARRPLEAEQCALIVVDIQEKLLPPIWERERLLRNSQLLIRLAGILKIPAIVSTQYAKGLGNTTPEIASLLPDVTAIDKVMFSCFGSDVFCSALKRLPGQRTTVLLCGMETHICVMQTALAALREGYMVHVASDAVSSRVEWNWRIGLDRMRAAGAVISSTEMMMYELLRSSGSPAFKELLPYLKG, via the coding sequence ATGGCAACGAGTGGAACCATTCAGTTCGACACGGACTACGCAGAAATTGCGCGCCGACCGCTTGAGGCGGAACAGTGCGCATTGATCGTGGTCGACATCCAGGAGAAACTTCTGCCGCCCATCTGGGAGCGCGAACGGCTACTGCGGAATTCGCAGCTCCTGATCCGGCTGGCGGGCATTCTGAAAATTCCGGCGATCGTCAGCACGCAATACGCGAAGGGTCTCGGCAACACGACGCCGGAGATCGCTTCCCTGCTCCCCGACGTGACCGCCATCGACAAGGTGATGTTCTCTTGCTTCGGCAGCGACGTCTTCTGCTCTGCGCTGAAACGCCTACCCGGACAACGCACGACCGTGCTGCTCTGCGGTATGGAGACGCATATTTGCGTGATGCAAACTGCACTGGCGGCCCTGCGCGAGGGCTACATGGTTCACGTCGCGTCCGACGCAGTCAGCTCGCGAGTGGAATGGAATTGGCGCATAGGCCTCGACCGCATGCGCGCGGCAGGCGCCGTCATTTCTTCTACTGAGATGATGATGTATGAATTGCTGCGATCATCCGGATCGCCGGCGTTCAAGGAATTATTGCCGTACTTGAAGGGTTAG